A section of the Streptomyces sp. NBC_01591 genome encodes:
- a CDS encoding class I SAM-dependent methyltransferase: MWLKGLGGLRNTVRQELVARQLDEQIAARFPVGQRLRVLDVGMGQGTQALRLARAGHTVTGLESDAEMLLVAREALGSEPAGIRERVRLIEGNGLDTGVHFLPGSFDVVLCHGVLMYVREPDAMLAGLARMLAPGGLLSLLVRNADALAMRPGTAGDWSAALAAFDTDTYTNRLGLTVRADRLDALTSTLAGIAAPLHAWYGVRVFTDNVSNDVELPAAAELEQVLAAEDRAGRTDPYRRVAALLHLCGVRG, from the coding sequence GTGTGGCTCAAGGGGCTCGGGGGACTGCGCAATACCGTCCGCCAGGAACTCGTGGCCCGGCAGCTCGACGAGCAGATAGCGGCGCGCTTCCCTGTCGGACAGCGGCTGCGCGTGCTCGACGTGGGCATGGGCCAGGGCACCCAGGCGCTGCGCCTGGCGAGGGCCGGTCACACCGTGACCGGCCTGGAGTCCGATGCCGAGATGCTGCTGGTGGCCAGGGAGGCGCTCGGCAGCGAACCCGCGGGCATCCGCGAGCGGGTCCGGCTGATCGAGGGCAACGGCCTGGACACCGGGGTGCACTTCCTGCCCGGCAGTTTCGACGTGGTGCTCTGCCACGGCGTGCTGATGTATGTCCGGGAGCCGGACGCGATGCTGGCGGGCCTGGCCCGGATGCTGGCCCCGGGCGGGCTGCTGTCGCTGCTCGTACGGAACGCCGACGCGCTGGCGATGCGCCCCGGGACCGCCGGGGACTGGAGTGCGGCGCTGGCCGCCTTCGACACGGACACGTACACCAACCGGCTGGGCCTCACGGTCCGGGCCGACCGGCTGGACGCCCTGACGTCCACGCTCGCCGGGATCGCGGCGCCCCTGCACGCCTGGTACGGGGTGCGGGTCTTCACGGACAACGTGAGCAACGACGTGGAGCTGCCGGCCGCGGCCGAGCTGGAGCAGGTGCTCGCCGCCGAGGACCGGGCCGGGCGGACGGATCCGTACCGCAGGGTGGCCGCGCTGCTGCATCTGTGCGGGGTCCGGGGCTGA